AGCATGGCCAGGGCAAGGAGAATAAAGCCCTAACTTATAATGACCTGTCCCGTACAGCAGAAAAATCTGAGACTTTTCAGTTCCTAGCAGGTAAGTCTGTTAATAAAACGGAGAGAAAATTGTTTCTGCTGGAGGGAGGATATGTACTAGTTAATTGCAGCTTTTGAGCCACACTGAGGTTATTTTTACTGTGCTGGCTGTGGGCGGCAAAGCTTCAGGCTCTGAACAGAATCGCTAATACGTAGCTTAAATGTGCAATTCATCCCTGCATGGCCTGTGACATTTCATGGTTTTGAATCATTTGTATTAAGATCCCCCTTGATTTTTAAAGCTACTGAATTACAGAGGCTGTCTGGTGTTTGCAGTTGAAGCAGCTTGGGTTCAAGTACCCACCGAGCTGTGAACTTCACAGGGTAATTGTGGGAGCCTAACCTTCCTCATAGGAGAGTTGTGAAATAGATAGTAAAGAATTGTATTGGCTACCGGAGAAGCTCACAAATTAGAAGGTGCTTGGTAATCAATATTGATTTATCTTCATATTATCACAAGCTCTAAACTTGTTGTGATTGGGTTTGTTAAAGATCTGAAGCAGTGCCtcttttttggcaggaaatgatgactgagtctctttttgaacgtTAACAGATTAATTTAACATTAAGTGAATCTACAACAACTTCTATCGGTTCAAGACAACTAAGATCTGGTAACTGTCCAAATTGTGAGGACGATAACTCTGTCTGGAAATAAGACAagattcattgaggggctggcccaAAACGTTCCCGGTCGGTCGGTTTCCTCAGCGGAGCACTCCGGACCACACATATtatcccacaacaagggtgtctggcccaatctccctcaaGCGGTGGATGGTTGAAGGATGGGGTCTGGCCGAATCACCTTCCTCGAGTGACCTTGTCCCGGTGGAAATtcatgttaatacagtggtgcttcacttagcgattgctccattgagtgatgaaattgcttagcgatggggttttggccatcgccagagcgttCGCTTcacgatggcccctatggggggaaatcgctttgcgataatctcggggaagcgatcatggcaaagtgaccctttttgcagagctgatctgcggttccaaaatggccgctggaaaaacaaattggccgcccgctgttttgcctcactttagaggcactgaaaatggccgcccctatggaggatcttcgcataaggccagtttttaagcccataggaacgcattaaacacgttttaatgcgtttctatgggctttttaaaatcgcttagtgattaaatcgcttagcaatgtttttcctggaacggattaacgtcgctacgcgaggcaccactgtacataatacaTTACATAATACAGAATGTTAAAGAACCTGTGGCTTCGTTTGAAACCACTTTGGGTGTAAGAAGAGCTTATACAAGGAAGTGGGCATCAAGAACAAACAAAACAGGAGTTGACCGAAGTTAGCTTTGGATCTGCTGGTAGCTGTCTGGTGATTTAGAGTAGCAAAGAGCTTGTGACTTCAAAGCACTATTTTTGACTTGTAAATTAggctgctgaaatgaagaaaatttATGAGGATATACTAGTACAGTgacggcaaacctttttgggctcgtgtgcccaaaagggggggggagaaactagGAAGACCGGAAGTGGCAGTTGCAGGGGGAATCATAGCGACGGACGCAgaacagggagagaaagggggaggaatcatGGTGACAGACGCacaacaggaagaaaaagggggaggaatCATGGTGACAGacgcagaacaggaagagaaagggggaatcccggctgcATCCATTTCAAAAGGTTTCTATCCACAAGGGCGGGTGAGAGGACCACTAACgtcgcgtgccagaagaaagggttttgcgtgccacctgtggcacgcgtgccataggttcaccatcactgcactagtaGATCACGTGTATAATTTTGTATACTCAATGGACAACAAATTCCTGACTGAACAGGAGATACCTTCCCTTCTTGAACCATCACTTTGCAAACAGTGGACCTTGGAGCTCTAGTGAAGAAAAATTTcaatgaaaagaggaaaaatctgttcttttaaaacaaatcttGTAATGGGCTATGTGTAAAGCTAGTTGTTTTATAGTGGCTCAAAAAGTGTTATTTAATGAATATGATCATTTTTCAGATATCTTGCCAAAGAAGATCTTGGCTAGCAAATACCTTAAaatgctggagagagaaaaaggagaacaagaggaggaggaggaggaggaggaggaggaggaacaaaaaAGTGAAACTGAAAGTGATGATGAAGAAGCATCTTAAGGATGAAAAGTGATGGTGTGCACCGTGTCCTTGTTCTATAAACGTTTTAGATGATTTCTGGCCACTTAAATTCTTGCTATCTCTGTCTTGGTTGAAAACTAAGACTTCAGCATCGGTTTGAATATGTACACGGACAATTTTCTTTTGTATCTTATGAACTAGCTTTTTCAAAGACTACTCATAGCATACCAGATGTTCTTGTCACAAGAACGGTGTCTCTACAATAGAGAAGTTATGTCTTCTCTGCCCACATTGGGCAACCTCAAGGTCATGTATTTTTCTACTTGCCAAAGCTATGGCTCTTCTCTGTGAGCTAAGGCAGGCCTAATCTTTAATGTTTTTTGTAAAAGAGAGCTGTTACTTACTTGTTTCATAGAAGACAGTCTACTTCTGTTAATAAAGATTATCTGATCCAGTTGAGAACAGAAGTGTCTCAGTATTTAGATTTGTCAGTTCAGAAATGCAGTGGACACTACATTGCATGTTCTCAAAGGTGAGGGAGGAACAACCCAGCTGCTGcctgtaaatatgaatgttatgGAGGTTTTCAATGTATGCTTAATGTATATAGGACTGACatgttattttttatatatatgaaacATGTAAGAGCTGTTTACTGTTCCAGTAAAAGAACAATGTTTTGTTACAGCAGAAGCTTTAATACTTTATAAATGCAGAATAGTGGAAATTTTTACAACCTACGTGCATGCCCTTCGTATGataaaatgggtgttttccgtTGAAAGGCCTTGAATAGAAtaaatcatagaatgatgaagttggaaAGGACTGTTGAAGCCATCTGGTctaacccctgctcagtgcaggaaatccCATGCTGAGACTTTTTGCTACGATGTGTATCTACCTCCACAATGTACTTGTAAAACATATTACACAAGATAGAGGAGCAAATCTATTCTGGAGGTTTTGTAGTgagtttttaaaagttgtgtTCAGAACCCAGCAGTGTGGCATGCGCTCAGGTTAAGATTCACTCCTTAAAATGGTTTAATGGCATTTTGTACTCCCTTTACAACTTAGCCCCTTTAATGGGCCATTTAATCAGTCTTTTCCTTTGTTCAAAAGAGCCTTTTGCCAGAAATTTCACTTCATACAACTGAAGACAGAAAGCCCTTCAGTTTCACTGTGATGTAGAGCCAAATATCTGGATGTGGCCCAAAAGGGGTAGTTAGACCAGTTAAAGGAGTGAAACACCTTTTCCTAGAGGAAAGACTGGTGCACAATATGGACCCTTTTCATGAATATTGTTAAGGAATTACGTGATTTCTAGAGTATCTTCTTGCATTACCTGATTAGATAGGTTTGAAAGATTATAAAATTAAGTACATGATGGGTAGACAAATGGCTCAGTTATCAGATATGTGTCATGAGTTTATAGTAGGTATGGGCAGTCTCTGGTGACATTTATGGCGGCTTGCCACACTTCCCATTTTGCCTTAGGCTGCAACCGAGACCACAATattttgctgtgattttttttcttcaagaatATTGAGAAAGGACAAAGCTCACACAACAGCAAGAATAGCGAGAAGACCCATGACCAGTTTTATATCTTTCTACACATTGGAGGAAAATGTGGAAGAAACATACCAGATGTTTGCCATAGCTGGGCAAGCAGGCAGCATCCTTTTCTTGAGACTTGTGAAACCATGGCTGGCTGCTGCTGGTTAATGCTTTCAAAAAGCATTCAGTGTCCTGGCAGAGAAGGGGCAGCCCTAGCCCAAATGAAGCAGGGAAGAtttctgaaaacacccatttgCTTAGTTCCAAGAATTGCAGCGGCAGGGAGGGTGGGGATCCTACCCCCATGAATCTCTGAGAGAATGCAGTGCTTGAGGACACAAGGAACTTTTTTACCCATGCTCCCTAGAATTGCCATGTGTATCAGTACAGAATACAATTCTGTGAGTGTCATGAAAACTGCCACATCCatgttcaaagagagagagaatactgtaGGCCTTTTGGGGAacagaatgctgataaacttcaGAGAAGAGTGAATAAAAGTATCTGGAAATCTGAACAGAGTAACTTTGGAATGCTACAAATGTGGAAACTTCTTCACCAgtcctatcagcttctgatctacaCACCATAAACCACAGAGAGGGTGGCCTCTGAGGCAGGCCTGTTTCTGCTGTTATTGGTGAAAGGATAACGATAGTGAACCAACCTCTATGCTGTTCTCTTGCCGGATACAGTACCACTGTTTGTTAGGGGTAATGGGGGAGAGTTGCACGTTCCATAATGCGCTCGCTCTGGGTGGTGCTTTGTTCCATATTTTCTGGGGAAACTAAGAATGTACTTGCTGTCATCCTCTCATGGTATAAAATTATTTCCATTCCCAATACCTGTATTGTTTAAGCTTTTACATTATTCTCTTCCTTAACATTTCACAGAACATGCTACTACTTTTATCAACTCCCAAGCCTACAACTTGGTTGAAGTTTTGAAAAAGTTGTCTCCTTTAACATACTTCTTCAACCTCTGATCTCAAATAACTCTCAGGATTCTTAATGACATCGAAATCTACCTGTCACACAGCTGATTATCCCACATTTGGAGTGCAACTTTCAGTAATTAACAACTTGATTGTTCCATTCCCAAGCTAGCAATACATTTGCCACTTTGTCAGCATCATTCCCCACCACCAGATATTCTGCCCCTTGTGTAGATTTAACCCACATAAACtggcactgaaataaatctgatagtctttaaggtgccacagtattttgcccctttgttttctgtgttttacCATTTCCTCTATTATGTCAACATGGGTGGAATTACCAACAGCCCCATTAATTGAGCTTCATCATCATAAATTCCTGAGTCATTTAAGAAATCAATTGGAAATTTTTCAACTATCATCACTATTCGTATTCTTAAATGGTAGGTTGAGCATATAACTGTATCTACTTGTAGACAGACACACTACAGTACTGTCCTTGTTTTTATGAAAGTATGTACAACCTGCTTTTTGATAAATCAGTGTCACTATAGtattaaggtgtttttttttcaaaaactgaaagGCACAAGTAAAATTGCACATACCAGCAGCAAAGTTATTACGTGTCATCAAGTTGTGTCTATCTTGGtgatgaccccatgaatgagtgatctcccaaAGGCCTCTTGTTGACAGTCTTGACTCAGCAGCAGGAACAGTTGGTCGTAATGCACAGGCTAAAGCACCTGAAACGTTCTCTGCAAGAGGACTGCATTCAGCTGGCATGCAAATACCAAGTTAAAAAGATGAAGGGAAACTGTCCACTTACAATTTCACTGCTGCCGCCAGCCCCACAGTACCTTCCTATCACACCGTTGtctgcaatcgattacccagtcctggcaggaggtgtaATGActagcctctctgctaggtcagagagtggctaggccattgtggagaacagcgcTAAGTCAAGCCGCCGCGGAGCCAGTGGTGGCggcgaaattgtgagtggacagtccggccccatgggggtggaCCCTTGtaatttccacctgtgcagggacattcaaatacgaatacccccatctctactccacaTCGTTCCCTAGCAATAAAAATTGACTGTGGATGACACTGCCATCCCATAATTGTGTGTCTGTCTACAAGCAAGTACAATCTTGCAGATGGTTTGGAGATAAAGTGGTAGGGAGGATGGAACATAACCATCCTAAACAGCTTAGATCAGTCATTCTCAATTCTGGGTCACCCAggaggtgttcctggactgcaattcccaaaagccttcaccaccagctgtgctggctgcggtttctgagagctgtagtccatctggggacccaaggttgggaaccactggcttggAGGAAGGATATGTACACAAAAAGTTACTTTAAATTACCTGGCAACTAAATTTTACTATGGATAATAGAATAGGATACATTGAATTTGTAAATAGGAGTAATTTATTGACATACtatgaggcagaaacaaaattgaCACCATACAAAATAACTTTATAAAATATTCACATATTTCATCAAGATTTCCATCAATTTGGGCTTGTTACATATCTTATGGTATAgaggtaaaaaaacaacaaaagcgACTAAAGTTTAGTAGTTtatcatacacacatacacaagaaaccaaaacaaaagtgAGTTTGTCATGAGTTTATTGCAGAAGTAGTGCAAAGTATTCTTTAGCAAGCtgtaaaacaaaatggaaagagGAAAACGCCCAAGCTGGAACACAAGACAATAAATGTTGAATTTCACAGTCTTCTGAAACTTCCTTCCAGAGTTTCATTCCTTTCCTCTCACACACCTGTAATTATAATTCCCTCTTTATCCATGTTATCATTCATTCCAGGAATGAAATCTAACCATTTGTTTGTTCTGAAGGAAACTTGATCTAAAGCTTCCACGCAACAAGCCATAGGTTGATTCAAGTTACATAGATACTAACTCTGTTTCTCTACCAGGGGCAGGATGGCATAATAATTTGGCTCAGCCTTTCCGTTATTATGTCCTAACTGATCTCTTAGCTTATTCCTTGGTCAAGATACAATTATTACAGGCCCAAGTCTAAGACTGCTTTTTCTACAGTTAGAAAGTAACAAGCAACCACCCATCTAAATCTTCTTCAATAAGTCTAAAAGCAAGCATACAGGCCAGGACAGAACATAtactgtctcttttaaaatcctattatccttttttttttttgtcccactaCACGTGGACTCTACAACGCAATGCAGATCTGATAGGAACACACACCAGTAAAGGATAAGAGTATCTATGAATTGGAGAGAGGCCAACCATTTAAATTCGTCAGGGAATCCAACAAGCAGAAATTAAAACCCAGTTAGCCAGTAATGACGACAAAACTAATGAAAGCGAAACAGAATGCTCtatgaaataaaaaggaacaaaatgcaGCATATTCAGGCTCTGGTTTCAATCTTGAGGTACCTGTAAAAGTCATCTCACCGCCTGCCCCAAATAATATggtaaattaaaaacatttcaaaattcctTACCATAAGCCAATTTACAGGACATTATTACTGAGAAAGTGCAATAATGCTGATCATTTATATGCAGCATATTAAAAGGATGGTTACTCTTTTATAAAATATAGCTTTAGTTATAGACCCGATGGGGCAGTTTTGTAAcgcacatttttttcctgttgaatgAGTCTCtctgcagcaaaaaaataaaaaataaaaagaaatctcCTTTAGCATATCGTTTACATCCTGCCACTTAGGAATGttggtgctttgtttttttcttttttcctttttttttcaatattaaaactaaatatTATGCTACAATTCTCATGCTGTATTGGTTACGGTTTATaaagttaatttttccaattttcaAAAGCAATAATATATTACAAGTTGTctctaaaagtaaaaaaaatgtttttatataaaCAGGTAATCAAACTGTTATTTATAGAAAAGCATGCAAGGTTACTTTGATGTTTTATTCCCTTACCTGACATATGCATACGCTGCTTCCCGTTTTTTTACACACAGGTATACATGCAGCTTAAGGTATTTGTAGCTACCTATACATCCATTTCCTCACATAATGAAATTCCCTACAGAACTCTGCAGCTCTCAAAGCCTGCATCTGGACCATCAAAAACTCAGGTTAAAAACACCAATAATTATGCATCCGTTTCTGGGCCCTCGTGCAGTCAGTCGCTTTGCTTCTTCCAGCAAGCCAGGAAACCAAGTTTACTGTCACATGACCTCTCTGGCTTTATGCCTGAATCCATGTAGCACTAAAAGGGTGAGGATAACCTTCACCTACCTCCCCATCCTACCAGTCAGGAAGAAGTTCATGTGAATGAGCTTGTGTGTTCTGTTAACATGCTTACAGTACCCTTGTGACTGGACATAAGGCAGCACTTACGAGCACCACAAGCACGTTTAGCTGAACGCACTTAAAGGCTCCTCTGCAGGCCTTTTGCGTTGATCACACAAAACTCTCACAGACTCGCTGAGTGGGGTGGGATTCATAGGCGACGCATATCTCCACCACCCATTTAGACCTACATGGATTCCAGAAGGGACGCCTGAATGAGGCTTCTAGCTCCCCATTATGTCCAAATCAAAAACTGATGATAAAATGGCTGCAAATAAACATGAAACCCAAGCCATTAAACATCTTTTCCTGGTTTGGATATAACAGGAGACAGTGGTTGGCATCGGCTTCCTGGCCCATCTCATTCATCACAGAAAAGGAGCAGctattgattttgatcattcaaaTGTGACCAGATAGTTCCCTATTTAAACAGAGGAAGCAAGTACTCATCAGCAGATCTGCTCCCTTTATGGAAAAACCAACAAAGCAGCACAGAGGTTGATTTGCTTATTGGGACAGACAGATCCCGAACTTCTGAGCCACTTTGTGCTGGGCTGAGAAGCTCCACAGAACATGGCACATGGCCAAATACATCTATGCATAGAACAACTTGTGATTCAAAGACTACTATTTTGCTCCTGGATTGTTATTCAGAATTCTTTCCTCATTATAAGCATTCACTATGTGATACACATTTATATTTTCAATACACGAAAAATACAAtttgataacttttttttttgaaacccaACAGTTTTCAGGTTTGCTACTATTAAGGATTTCTAATATAAGAGTATGACTTGATTTTGCTATGCATTGGGACGCAACGCAAAAAggcacaaagaaaaaaattcagatactttttttaaaatttaaaaacccaaagATGTGCTTGCCTTAAATGGACAAggtcccaccccccacccacccccacttatTGTTTGGTCACTTTGGACAATCTTGTTGATAACTGAATAAATTAGCACCCAACTGCTTAGTCTGAGGTAGATTCAAACCGGAAAGAAAGCTGGGTCTCCATCATCACTCCATTTGCCATTCCAATTAATCTTGAGGAGACAATTCAATGTCAGTCgtaagatgcaaaaaaaaaaaagcagcactaATGCAGAATTTGAAACATATTTACATCTTTAAAAATAGTCAGAATTCTCTTTTATATAACTACATTTCACTTGGGGGAATGCATTGATAACTATATTAATCCCCTAGCCCTTTGAAAAGGATTGGCTCAAATTACTTAGGCTGTTCTCCATGTTGCCTCGACACTGTTTAGATCAACAGTATAGCTGTGTCCTGGAATCAAAGCCATGACTCATAAattctgtaaaaaaataaaataaaatgggataGCTGAATAGAATACAGGCAAACACCTTATACTTCCACCTCAAAGACTTGGATTGGACTAAGCACAGAAgcgtttagtttttttaaaaatatatccctTGTGCCTtcacaagaaaataataataatcttgctaaataaatgtttttttgcaTATTCTGATCTTGGACAAATTTAATATGTTTACATAAGGCTTAAGTTAAACGAAGCCACACCACACAGCAACAAGTGAGAAACACTATATAATACTACTTCTCCTACACTGAGCTTTTACAAATGAACATATGCAGCGAAATATATACAGTCTATATAATGAAAGTCTACAACATTGCTAATGGGTAGAAATAATACTGCAACTTCCTCACATGCTTAAGTTTGCAATTCTGTTCTCTCCCGTAAGTCAGGAACCTTGGAACACGAGAGGCAGCAAAAGGGCGTAAACTAGTTAAGGCCGCAATCCTACGCTTGCTTACCTGAAAGGTAAGtcacactgaaatcagtgggacttacttctgagtagacatgcatggAATTGCactgtaaatatatttatatttagtaCCATTTAAAATAAGGCCCTTTGCTACTCTTCTTCTTCCATTAATtagctgtttgtttttaagtttccAGTCTCTTTCATCCTTCACAGAGGGAAATACATAGGAGATGAGATGTTCCCGTGTATTTCTCCCTTCCCTCAAAGGGCTGGAACCAGACTAAAAAATTTTGAACTTGGGACCCACTTAAATAATGGGGACAACTGAGTTACGCTTTCAGCTGCACTGATTTCAATGGAAATAAACATGAGAATGTGGTAAACAATGAGTTAGAAATTACTCCCAGGAGTTGTCAGTTAAATGAGAAACTTAACAAAGTGCAGACAGCTAATATTGTACATTCTGCTCTTTCCTCTCCCATTTTATTGTACAAAGCCTTTCCTACCAAGTTTACTATCCTGACCTAAATCAATGGCTGCCCAAACAATTCACTTTTTTGTCCACACGCTCTGGCGTTTTAGAACCTGGATGCAATCTTTCAAGGCCGTTTGCCAAAATACAGAAACCGACCGTTTCCCACCCACGACACTCAACAAGGCAGCAGATGATTTCTGTTTCAATCCATGCGTGTGCACAATTCAATTTGAATGACACCTCAACAATTCCTCAAGGTGCGAAgcaggtggggaggaggggagaaaagacaCTGGGATTTGTTATACAGTACGCAGAAAAGAAGGGGACAGGAGAACAGATTATCATCAGCAGTTTCTATCAGCAGGAAGCGGAGAGATGAGCCAGAAAAAAAGCACACtacattctctctcccccacacacatggTTTTAATACATAAAAAGAAGTCACAAGGTGCCCGCAATACTGCCATCTCACCATGATTAGAGGTAGCTTTGGTTATTTTTAGCAAAGGGCTACAGGCCCAAATCTTGCCCCCATCCaggaaatgtttctttcttagCCATGATCTTGAGGAACTGAAAAAGATAACAGCTATTGCATATATtattcttccttcccccccccacacaacccCACTGGTCTTTGTGGAAACTTCAAAGGAAAAGCTGATTCAATTCAGAGAACACTTCCTATCTACGCTCACTCTGTAAGGCGAAGGAAGCACCACTCCTTCCACCAAGCAATGTTATAAACTTGTAATCACAACAGTTCTCTGATTTCAAGTTTAATCTTTCttgttgttcagaaagaaagatcCCCAACCAAGGGGCCATAAAAGCTACATCCTTTATGGAGATTTTGACAGCTAATGATCAACAGATGTGTAGAGAGGAATGTGTATGCTCATATGTATAGCAGGCTTGCCTTCATGGCGAGTTCCACCACCACTCCAAAGTGGAAATGACATTTCTATAACCTATGATTAAAATACTTGCATGGGAAACCCAAGGCTCTAAGACTTAGGACATAGTCTGGCTTTGGCCAGAAGTGGCTTGAGATGAAACACTGAGGAAGACACCTCTTCCTTCCCCAGCTTTATAAACTCCTGAAAGGTGGGGAGAGTCATGGACAGAGTTTTGTTTTCACTTCAATCTGCTTCAGGAGCCAATCTTAGGGACAAATGCCTAACGAAGCCCATACGGGCCCACAAGTACCTATGTATGGTCCAGCAGCTCTTTTCTCTGGGAGCACTCACCCTGTAGCTCATTGATGGGTGGGGGGACAGTAGGTAGTCAGGGTAAAAGTCAGCACCGAGATCAGAAAGGGATTCTCTACTAAAGTATGGCAAGCTACCTTGCAGCTAGTGAGGCCATGTTCCAGGAGAACTGTGAAAGGGAAGGCACGTAGCTCAGCAGAGCACACACTCTCTGCATGCAAGCAAGGTCTATTTCAGGCCCCATCATGACTAGGCGGGGCTGGGGCACATGGCCAGGAATTTGcggaagaaagagagagtgaaCCCTGGGGGTTTGAACTTGGAACTATGCAATTTGAATGGGAACCTATTTTGTTCCCCGGGACAACCAGCTTTTGGAGCGTATGGAAACGTTCAAGAGCAGGCTGTGATCACGCAAGGTGGGATTTGCTGTACATAAACCAAAGTCCCAGATCACAGTTTCAGAAACTCCTTAAAGTAGTTCTCTGGTTCTAAGCTGGTTGGGTACGACACACCTGCACACATCTTCCTAGTGTTTGTGTTACTGTTACTCCTCCGTGAAAACTTTGGCAAAGACTATGGCCAAACATATTTA
This sequence is a window from Pogona vitticeps strain Pit_001003342236 chromosome 4, PviZW2.1, whole genome shotgun sequence. Protein-coding genes within it:
- the CHRAC1 gene encoding chromatin accessibility complex protein 1, whose product is MAARLKGGGGGGGDQNNRLVSLPLSRIRVIMKSSPEVSSINPDAIFLTAKATELFVQYLAAHSYKHGQGKENKALTYNDLSRTAEKSETFQFLADILPKKILASKYLKMLEREKGEQEEEEEEEEEEEQKSETESDDEEAS